A section of the Bacteroidota bacterium genome encodes:
- a CDS encoding ArsR family transcriptional regulator, whose product MAKLHPKQIALLKVLRRSIDNPMSVSELQEELGMSSKSVVQHHIQQLEKKGYLKRNPSNPRDYQILGDPEKPVSYLNLYGLAQCGPGGQFLDGNPLERIPLAIKLLKFPATEAFLIEAEGDSMQPNIKDGDLVIFQMKNVAENGDTILCISGEKAFIKKYQKQGKITMLLSTNPNFNAFIPENDFCIKGIMRGVIRYQ is encoded by the coding sequence ATGGCAAAACTTCATCCCAAACAGATCGCATTACTCAAAGTTTTGCGAAGATCAATAGATAACCCTATGTCTGTTAGCGAATTACAAGAAGAGCTTGGAATGTCCTCCAAAAGTGTTGTGCAGCACCATATCCAACAATTGGAGAAAAAAGGCTATCTGAAGCGCAACCCATCAAACCCAAGAGATTACCAAATTCTGGGTGATCCCGAAAAACCGGTATCTTATCTGAACCTATATGGTCTTGCACAATGTGGACCCGGAGGACAGTTTTTAGATGGTAATCCTCTTGAGCGTATACCCCTTGCAATCAAGCTATTAAAATTTCCAGCAACAGAAGCTTTTTTGATTGAAGCAGAAGGTGATTCGATGCAACCGAATATCAAAGACGGAGATCTTGTCATTTTTCAAATGAAAAACGTTGCGGAAAATGGCGATACTATTTTGTGCATTAGCGGTGAAAAAGCATTTATCAAGAAGTATCAAAAACAAGGAAAAATAACTATGCTGTTATCTACAAATCCAAACTTTAATGCTTTTATTCCTGAAAATGATTTTTGTATTAAAGGTATTATGAGAGGTGTAATTCGATATCAATGA